One segment of Desmodus rotundus isolate HL8 chromosome 6, HLdesRot8A.1, whole genome shotgun sequence DNA contains the following:
- the VOPP1 gene encoding WW domain binding protein VOPP1 isoform X2, which translates to MSRLALSAAALLLALLVECTEAKKHCWYFEGLYPTYYICRPYEDCCGSRCCVRALSIQRLWYFWFLLMMGVLFCCGAGFFIRRRMYPPPLIEEPAFNVSYTRQPPNPTPGAQPPGLPYYTDPGGPGMNPAGNPMPMAFQVQPNSPHGSMAYPPPPSYCNTPPPPYEQVVKAK; encoded by the exons tGCACGGAGGCCAAAAAGCACTGCTGGTATTTTGAAGGACTCTACCCAACGTATTACAT ATGCCGCCCCTACGAGGACTGCTGCGGCTCCCGGTGCTGCGTGCGGGCCCTGTCCATCCAGCGGCTCTGGTACTTTTG GTTCCTCCTGATGATGGGCGTCCTGTTCTGCTGTGGAGCTGGCTTCTTCATCCGGAGGCGCATGTACCCCCCGCCGCTGATCGAGGAGCCGGCCTTCAATGTGTCCTATACCAGGCAGCCCCCGAACCCCACGCCAG GAGCCCAGCCGCCGGGGCTGCCCTACTACACCGACCCCGGAGGACCAGGGATGAACCCTGCTGGCAATCCCATGCCGATGGCTTTCCAGGTCCAACCCAACTCGCCACACGGAAGCATGGCctaccccccgcccccttcctaCTGCAACACACCCCCGCCCCCGTACGAGCAGGTGGTGAAGGCCAAGTAG